GCGGAAAGGTACTTTGGATAACCGAGGATGCGTATGCGGCCGATCAGCTGCAATCAAACGGCCAATTGTATTGCCAGTTTTTTAAATACCATAATTCGGCTTTATTGCAGCCGGCAAGTCATAGCTGGGATCAATCATTAACGCCCAATATAACTACTACAAATTCGCCCGTTAGCAACCTGGAGATCATTGAGAGCCCCGGCGACCATAACAGCACTTATCGCTGGCCGGGCATTGGGATTGAGGCAGGCAGCAAGGTTTTGTTGTATACTTATGAATCTGCAAACGGATCGACCCCTGCAAACCAGGCCGTGTACTCCATTAACCAAAACACGGCTGGTTTAAACTGGGGTGCAGCAACAAGGCTTACGCCAAATGGTATGTCGGGCCAAACTGATGTCGGTTTTTCCAACGGGATGGTGAAAAATCCGGCGGGAGATTCAGTTTATGTATATGGCAGCAAAAGTGTTTATTTTAATTCATCAAATGTATTCCTGGCGCGGTTTGCGGTGAGCAACCCAACCAGCTGGACATTCTGGACGGGCACAGGCTGGTCGGGCAGCCTGCAATCTGCATCAACAGCTGCAATTACGGTTGGTTCGGGCAATACAACGCAACAAAACGTAATCATATCAAAAGTGAACGGCAAATATGTAATGATGCAAATGGATCTGGGTTACTTCTGCGATCCGGGCAACCACAATATTTATATATCTACAGCAACCAGTCCGAAGGGGCCGTTTACTGCGCCGCAATTGGTATTTACCATTAATGATATGTACAACGGGCACCTGGCTAAATATTATACGCCGGCAATACATCCCGAGTTTAATAATGGGCATAACGAGCTTTTGGTTACCTATTGCCTAAATTACAATGCCGATGGTGGAAGCTGCTCAACTCAAACCTGTTTTAATAATAACCAGGACCCCAATTATTACCAGGTAAAAGGGGTAAGGATACCATATTCGCTGGTGGGATTGTAGGTGGGTAAGATTGTCATTTCTAAAGAGCAGTGCAGGCATGAGCGCAGGGGCGAAAGAGAAATCTTATACAATATGCAAAGCAGATATGCAAGGTTTGGATGCAGGTTTTATAAGGTTTCTCAAATCGCTCGAAATGCTCATTATTGAGGCGGTAACAACAAAATAACTTGAATTAACATACAATGAAAAAAACATTTTTACTATTAGCCGGCATTAGCCTTTCCATTTGGGCCAGCGCACAAAAAATCGCCCCGTTTAAGGCGGGCGACAGGGTGGCATTTGTGGGCAACAGCATTACCGATGGCGGGCATTACCACTCGTACATTTGGTTGTATTATATGACGCATTACCCCAACGCGCGGATAACCTGTTTTAACGCGGGTATTGGCGGCGACGTTATAGGCCAGATTTATGATAGGTTTGATGATGATGTGCTTGATAAAAAGCCTAACGTTTTAACCCTTACCTGGGGCATGAATGATAGTGGCTATTTTGAGTGGTACCGTGCCGACGCACAGGATGTGATGGATAAAAGGATCCAGGGGAGCTATAAATATTACGGCATGCTGGAGGATAAGCTGAAACAATTGCCGGCTATTAAAAAGATCTTTATTTTGGGTTCTCCATACGATGAAACTTCTAAGTTCACCACAAAAAATATCTATCCTAAGAAAAGTATAGCGTTTTCAAAAATTATCGATTTTCAGCAGGAGGCGGCTAAAAGAAACGGCTACGGTTATGTAGATTTTTATCACCCTATGGCAGCCATCAACCAGCGCGAACAGGCAAAGGATTCCACTTTTAGCCTTACGCCTAACGATAGGGTGCACCCCGATAACGATGGACACCTGGTAATGGCCTACCTGTTTTTAAAAGCCCAGGGGCTGGATAATCAGTATGTTGCCGATTTAAGCATCAATGCCCAAAACAAAAAAGTTTTGAAAGCTGTAAACTGCCGCATCAGTAATATAACAGCCGGTGCAGATTCGGTTGCGTTTAATTACCTGGCCAATTCGCTGCCTTATCCTATTGATACCATTCCGCGTGGCTGGGGCAATCGTAAAAAGCAGGCAGATGCCCTAAAAGTAGTGCCGTTTACCAAAGAGTTTAACCAGGAATTGTTGAGCGTTAAAGGCCTTAAGGACGGCGATTACAAGGTGATGATTGACGGCGAGCAGATAGGCAGTTGGTCGGCCCGGCAACTGGCCGATGGCGTTAATATGGCCGAAATTACCACAACTCCCCAATACCAACAGGCCATCCAGGTTCGCGAACTGAACGAAGAGCGTTGGGATATTGAGCGCCGCACAAGAATGTATGTTTGGATGCAGTATGATTTTTTAAAGGGCAAAGGTTTGCTGCACAACGATAGTAACGCCGCTATGGATACCGTAAAAAAATACGCTGTAAAAGACATTTTTGTGAATGGTAATAAAGATAACTATAGCCGCGCCCGCTACAAAAGCCTGCGCGATGCCTGGCAAAAAGAAACGGATGTATTAACCGACCAGATTTATGCCATTAACAAACCCAAAAATCACCGCATTACCATTATAGCTGCCAAATAACCATAACCGGAAATTACCTATACCCATATGAATAAAAGAACAATAATAGCCCTTATAGTCTTTTTTATAAGCTTTATAAAGGTTGATGCAGCTACAGTAGATACCGTTTTAACGCACAGTAACGCCATGCGCCAGGATATTAAGGCGGTAGTAATAAAGCCTGCCGGTTACCAGGCGGGCAAAAAGTTCCCGGTGCTGTACCTGTTGCACGGCTTTAGCGGCAATTACAGCGATTGGATTTTAAAAGTACCAGCCATTACCAAACTGGCCGATGAGTATCAAATGATGATAATATGCCCCGATGGCAATTTTGCCGGTTGGTATTTTGATAGCCCTATGAATAAGGATTGGCAATACGAAACTTATGTTGGAACCGAACTGGTGAACTGGGTTGATAAGCATTACGCAACAATTGCCGATAGGAGCGGGAGGGCTATTACCGGCTTAAGTATGGGCGGGCATGGTGCCATGTATATTGCCTTTAAGCACCAGGATACTTTTGGCGCGGCAGGCAGCATGAGCGGCGCGCTGGATATCAGGCCCTTTTCGGACGCGTTTGGTATTGAGCAGGTATTGGGCAAATACAGCCAATACCCCGAACGATGGGAAAAAAACAGCGTTATCAATATGATATACCTGTTAAAACCAAACTCGCTGCTTATTACGTTTGATTGCGGTTATGATGACTTTTTATACCCGGCGAATGTTGC
The genomic region above belongs to Mucilaginibacter sp. KACC 22773 and contains:
- a CDS encoding RICIN domain-containing protein, producing MKTKLFTLLIAGTTLVAACKREKSAKPEPPVTNPGGAKIPLSGSPVSAYGTFYISNLSSSKIIEINGVGMLNDGNAAQQYQYFGSGTATNPNQKWYIVQQGTGAITSSTKFKLMNVASGKYLEVPLASTTPGVGLWQDKTNTNNAQQWYIQSVGTNVYKIINVGNGLAVTNEGASTSNGTAITQEPFVSGNTSQQWVLNNIAAESYRDDDVVNFFHRVNGTVAFDEGKSIALTYGANSGKVLWITEDAYAADQLQSNGQLYCQFFKYHNSALLQPASHSWDQSLTPNITTTNSPVSNLEIIESPGDHNSTYRWPGIGIEAGSKVLLYTYESANGSTPANQAVYSINQNTAGLNWGAATRLTPNGMSGQTDVGFSNGMVKNPAGDSVYVYGSKSVYFNSSNVFLARFAVSNPTSWTFWTGTGWSGSLQSASTAAITVGSGNTTQQNVIISKVNGKYVMMQMDLGYFCDPGNHNIYISTATSPKGPFTAPQLVFTINDMYNGHLAKYYTPAIHPEFNNGHNELLVTYCLNYNADGGSCSTQTCFNNNQDPNYYQVKGVRIPYSLVGL
- a CDS encoding SGNH/GDSL hydrolase family protein, which gives rise to MKKTFLLLAGISLSIWASAQKIAPFKAGDRVAFVGNSITDGGHYHSYIWLYYMTHYPNARITCFNAGIGGDVIGQIYDRFDDDVLDKKPNVLTLTWGMNDSGYFEWYRADAQDVMDKRIQGSYKYYGMLEDKLKQLPAIKKIFILGSPYDETSKFTTKNIYPKKSIAFSKIIDFQQEAAKRNGYGYVDFYHPMAAINQREQAKDSTFSLTPNDRVHPDNDGHLVMAYLFLKAQGLDNQYVADLSINAQNKKVLKAVNCRISNITAGADSVAFNYLANSLPYPIDTIPRGWGNRKKQADALKVVPFTKEFNQELLSVKGLKDGDYKVMIDGEQIGSWSARQLADGVNMAEITTTPQYQQAIQVRELNEERWDIERRTRMYVWMQYDFLKGKGLLHNDSNAAMDTVKKYAVKDIFVNGNKDNYSRARYKSLRDAWQKETDVLTDQIYAINKPKNHRITIIAAK
- a CDS encoding alpha/beta hydrolase, yielding MNKRTIIALIVFFISFIKVDAATVDTVLTHSNAMRQDIKAVVIKPAGYQAGKKFPVLYLLHGFSGNYSDWILKVPAITKLADEYQMMIICPDGNFAGWYFDSPMNKDWQYETYVGTELVNWVDKHYATIADRSGRAITGLSMGGHGAMYIAFKHQDTFGAAGSMSGALDIRPFSDAFGIEQVLGKYSQYPERWEKNSVINMIYLLKPNSLLITFDCGYDDFLYPANVAFHNELLSRKIPHDFTVRPGAHTWEFWSNSVVYQALFFSRYFNKIK